From Triticum aestivum cultivar Chinese Spring chromosome 4A, IWGSC CS RefSeq v2.1, whole genome shotgun sequence, a single genomic window includes:
- the LOC123087243 gene encoding inositol hexakisphosphate and diphosphoinositol-pentakisphosphate kinase VIP2 isoform X3 has product MIYYPNSAGGGMKELFRKVGNRSSEFHPDVRRVRREGSYIYEEFMPTGGTDVKVYTVGPGYAHAEARKSPVVDGVVMRNPDGKEVRYPVLLTPMEKQMARDVCNAFRQMVCGFDLLRCDGRSYVCDVNGWSFVKNSYKYYDDAACIMRKIFLDAKAPHLSSTIPPTLPWKSKAPDQSTEGLTRQGSGIIGTFGQSEELRCVVVVIRHGDRTPKQKVKLKVTEEKLLNLMLKYNGGKPRAETKLKSAVQLQDLLDATRQLVPPTRSGQESDSDAEDLEHIEKLRQVKAVLEEGGHFSGIYRKVQLKPLKWIKVPEHNGEGEEDRPIEALMILKYGGVLTHAGRKQAEELGRFFRNNIYPGEGTGLLRLHSTYRHDLKIYSSDEGRVQMSAAAFAKGLLDLEGQLTPILVSLVSKDSSMLDGLEDASIEMDETKTRLHEIIISNAKANNTNGSVEFPWMVDGAGLPPDASELLPKMAKLTKQVTAQVKLLAEGEEEKLALTSSFSRYDQAKALGKTTIDVARIAAGLPCGSESFLLMFARWKKLERDLYNERKDRFDITQIPDVYDSCKYDLVHNAHLNLKGLEELYKVAQLLADGVIPNEYGINPKQKLKIGSKIARRLMGKVLIDLRNTREEAICVADPKFTEDEALFLPTKEVEHQQKIQVRNEDGRRSSTTSEKSMDQEDEDDRETKYRLDPKYANVKTPDRHVRTRLYFTSESHIHSLMNVLRYCNLDESLHGEDSLVCQSTLDRLHRTRELDYMSNIVLRMFENTEVPLEDEKRFRIEMTFSRGADLSPLEDKTSETSPLLQEHTLPIMGPERLQEVGSCLTLDKFEKMVRPFAMPPEDFPPAAPTQALGYFSKGAGVLERLASFWPFHKGAANGKIAEKAVNCQK; this is encoded by the exons GTACGTTATCCTGTTCTTTTGACCCCTATGGAGAAACAAATGGCAAGAGATGTCTGCAATGCTTTTAGACAGATG GTTTGTGGTTTTGATCTCTTAAGGTGCGATGGAAGATCATACGTTTGTGATGTTAATGGATGGAGCTTTGTAAAAAACTCTTACAA GTATTATGACGATGCTGCATGCATCATGCGAAAAATATTTCTTGATGCAAAAGCTCCTCATCTTTCATCAACCATTCCTCCAACCCTTCCTTGGAAATCTAAAGCACCAGATCAGTCTACTGAAGGCCTTACACGACAGGGAAGTGGGATCATTGGTACATTCGGTCAGTCAGAAGAACTACGCTGCGTCGTTGTTGTGATACGCCA TGGTGATCGGACACCAAAGCAGAAGGTGAAACTGAAAGTTACAGAGGAAAAGCTTCTGAATTTGATGTTGAAGTACAATGGTGGAAAGCCAAGAGCTGAG ACAAAACTGAAAAGTGCAGTACAATTACAAGACTTGCTAGATGCCACAAGACAACTTGTGCCACCAACTAG GTCAGGTCAGGAGAGTGATAGTGATGCTGAAGATTTGGAGCATATTGAAAAGCTTCGTCAAGTCAAAGCAGTACTGGAGGAG GGTGGGCATTTCTCGGGTATTTATAGGAAAGTGCAGCTAAAGCCACTTAAATGGATTAAAGTTCCAGAGCACAATGGTGAAGGTGAAGAGGATCGGCCAATAGAAGCCCTGATGATTCTGAAATATGGTGGTGTACTCACTCATGCTGGGAGAAAGCAG GCAGAAGAACTGGGAAGATTTTTCAGAAACAACATCTATCCAG GGGAAGGAACAGGTCTGCTTCGCCTTCATAGCACGTACAGGCACGATTTGAAAATATACAGTTCAGATGAAGGACGTGTTCAG ATGTCTGCTGCAGCATTTGCGAAAGGTCTTCTTGATTTGGAAGGACAACTAACTCCCATACTG GTCTCTCTAGTAAGTAAAGATTCGTCTATGCTAGATGGATTGGAAGATGCTAGCattgagatggatgaaactaag ACTAGATTGCATGAAATCATCATTTCAAATGCTAAAGCAAATAATACCAATGGATCGGTGGAGTTTCCATGGATGGTTGATGGTGCAGGATTGCCTCCAGATGCTTCTGAACTTCTTCCTAAGATG GCCAAGTTGACGAAACAAGTTACTGCACAAGTCAAGCTGCTTGCTGAAGGCGAAGAGGAGAAGCTTGCGCTGACAAGCTCATTTTCTAGATACGACCAAGCAAAGGCTCTTGGGAAAACGACAATTGATGTTGCTCGTATTGCTGCTGGTTTACCTTGTGGTAGTGAAAGCTTCCTCTTGATGTTTGCTCGATGGAAAAAACTTGAGAGAGATTTATATAATGAAAGAAAGGA CCGATTTGACATTACACAGATTCCAGATGTCTATGACTCGTGCAA ATATGACCTCGTGCATAATGCTCATCTCAATCTTAAGGGTTTGGAAGAGCTTTACAAAGTTGCTCAA CTTCTTGCTGATGGTGTTATTCCAAATGAGTACGGGATCAACCCAAAGCAAAAACTAAAAATTGGATCAAAG ATAGCACGCCGGTTAATGGGAAAAGTTCTAATTGATTTACGGAACACTCGTGAAGAAGCTATTTGTGTTGCTGACCCGAAGTTTACTGAAGATGAAGctttattcctaccaacaaaagaAGTAGAGCACCAGCAAAAGATTCAAGTAAGAAATGAGGATGGAAGAAGATCTAGCACCACGAGTGAAAAGTCAATGGACCAAGAAGACGAAGACGATAGAGAAACTAAATACCGCTTAGATCCTAA GTATGCAAATGTGAAGACACCGGACCGACATGTCCGCACAAGGCTTTATTTCACATCG GAATCCCATATACACTCATTGATGAATGTCCTTCGGTATTGCAACTTGGATGAGTCTCTACATGGAGAGGATAGCCTTGTCTGCCAAAGTACTTTGGACCGATTACATAGAACCAGGGAGCTTGACTACATGAGCAATATTGTGCTTAGAATGTTCGAAAATACAGAG GTTCCTTTAGAAGATGAGAAAAGGTTCCGGATCGAAATGACATTCAGTCGTGGCGCTGATCTCAGCCCTCTCGAG GACAAAACCAGTGAAACATCTCCATTGCTCCAGGAGCACACCCTGCCGATAATGGGGCCCGAGAGACTGCAGGAAGTTGGTTCTTGCCTGACACTGGACAAGTTTGAGAAGATGGTGCGGCCATTTGCGATGCCCCCTGAGGACTTTCCTCCGGCTGCACCTACACAGGCCTTAGGATACTTCTCCAAGGGCGCTGGGGTGCTTGAACGGCTGGCTAGTTTCTGGCCTTTCCACAAGGGTGCAGCCAACGGCAAAATAGCCGAAAAAGCTGTGAATTGCCAGAAATAA
- the LOC123087243 gene encoding inositol hexakisphosphate and diphosphoinositol-pentakisphosphate kinase VIP2 isoform X4, which produces MPTGGTDVKVYTVGPGYAHAEARKSPVVDGVVMRNPDGKEVRYPVLLTPMEKQMARDVCNAFRQMVCGFDLLRCDGRSYVCDVNGWSFVKNSYKYYDDAACIMRKIFLDAKAPHLSSTIPPTLPWKSKAPDQSTEGLTRQGSGIIGTFGQSEELRCVVVVIRHGDRTPKQKVKLKVTEEKLLNLMLKYNGGKPRAETKLKSAVQLQDLLDATRQLVPPTRSGQESDSDAEDLEHIEKLRQVKAVLEEGGHFSGIYRKVQLKPLKWIKVPEHNGEGEEDRPIEALMILKYGGVLTHAGRKQAEELGRFFRNNIYPGEGTGLLRLHSTYRHDLKIYSSDEGRVQMSAAAFAKGLLDLEGQLTPILVSLVSKDSSMLDGLEDASIEMDETKTRLHEIIISNAKANNTNGSVEFPWMVDGAGLPPDASELLPKMAKLTKQVTAQVKLLAEGEEEKLALTSSFSRYDQAKALGKTTIDVARIAAGLPCGSESFLLMFARWKKLERDLYNERKDRFDITQIPDVYDSCKYDLVHNAHLNLKGLEELYKVAQLLADGVIPNEYGINPKQKLKIGSKIARRLMGKVLIDLRNTREEAICVADPKFTEDEALFLPTKEVEHQQKIQVRNEDGRRSSTTSEKSMDQEDEDDRETKYRLDPKYANVKTPDRHVRTRLYFTSESHIHSLMNVLRYCNLDESLHGEDSLVCQSTLDRLHRTRELDYMSNIVLRMFENTEVPLEDEKRFRIEMTFSRGADLSPLEDKTSETSPLLQEHTLPIMGPERLQEVGSCLTLDKFEKMVRPFAMPPEDFPPAAPTQALGYFSKGAGVLERLASFWPFHKGAANGKIAEKAVNCQK; this is translated from the exons GTACGTTATCCTGTTCTTTTGACCCCTATGGAGAAACAAATGGCAAGAGATGTCTGCAATGCTTTTAGACAGATG GTTTGTGGTTTTGATCTCTTAAGGTGCGATGGAAGATCATACGTTTGTGATGTTAATGGATGGAGCTTTGTAAAAAACTCTTACAA GTATTATGACGATGCTGCATGCATCATGCGAAAAATATTTCTTGATGCAAAAGCTCCTCATCTTTCATCAACCATTCCTCCAACCCTTCCTTGGAAATCTAAAGCACCAGATCAGTCTACTGAAGGCCTTACACGACAGGGAAGTGGGATCATTGGTACATTCGGTCAGTCAGAAGAACTACGCTGCGTCGTTGTTGTGATACGCCA TGGTGATCGGACACCAAAGCAGAAGGTGAAACTGAAAGTTACAGAGGAAAAGCTTCTGAATTTGATGTTGAAGTACAATGGTGGAAAGCCAAGAGCTGAG ACAAAACTGAAAAGTGCAGTACAATTACAAGACTTGCTAGATGCCACAAGACAACTTGTGCCACCAACTAG GTCAGGTCAGGAGAGTGATAGTGATGCTGAAGATTTGGAGCATATTGAAAAGCTTCGTCAAGTCAAAGCAGTACTGGAGGAG GGTGGGCATTTCTCGGGTATTTATAGGAAAGTGCAGCTAAAGCCACTTAAATGGATTAAAGTTCCAGAGCACAATGGTGAAGGTGAAGAGGATCGGCCAATAGAAGCCCTGATGATTCTGAAATATGGTGGTGTACTCACTCATGCTGGGAGAAAGCAG GCAGAAGAACTGGGAAGATTTTTCAGAAACAACATCTATCCAG GGGAAGGAACAGGTCTGCTTCGCCTTCATAGCACGTACAGGCACGATTTGAAAATATACAGTTCAGATGAAGGACGTGTTCAG ATGTCTGCTGCAGCATTTGCGAAAGGTCTTCTTGATTTGGAAGGACAACTAACTCCCATACTG GTCTCTCTAGTAAGTAAAGATTCGTCTATGCTAGATGGATTGGAAGATGCTAGCattgagatggatgaaactaag ACTAGATTGCATGAAATCATCATTTCAAATGCTAAAGCAAATAATACCAATGGATCGGTGGAGTTTCCATGGATGGTTGATGGTGCAGGATTGCCTCCAGATGCTTCTGAACTTCTTCCTAAGATG GCCAAGTTGACGAAACAAGTTACTGCACAAGTCAAGCTGCTTGCTGAAGGCGAAGAGGAGAAGCTTGCGCTGACAAGCTCATTTTCTAGATACGACCAAGCAAAGGCTCTTGGGAAAACGACAATTGATGTTGCTCGTATTGCTGCTGGTTTACCTTGTGGTAGTGAAAGCTTCCTCTTGATGTTTGCTCGATGGAAAAAACTTGAGAGAGATTTATATAATGAAAGAAAGGA CCGATTTGACATTACACAGATTCCAGATGTCTATGACTCGTGCAA ATATGACCTCGTGCATAATGCTCATCTCAATCTTAAGGGTTTGGAAGAGCTTTACAAAGTTGCTCAA CTTCTTGCTGATGGTGTTATTCCAAATGAGTACGGGATCAACCCAAAGCAAAAACTAAAAATTGGATCAAAG ATAGCACGCCGGTTAATGGGAAAAGTTCTAATTGATTTACGGAACACTCGTGAAGAAGCTATTTGTGTTGCTGACCCGAAGTTTACTGAAGATGAAGctttattcctaccaacaaaagaAGTAGAGCACCAGCAAAAGATTCAAGTAAGAAATGAGGATGGAAGAAGATCTAGCACCACGAGTGAAAAGTCAATGGACCAAGAAGACGAAGACGATAGAGAAACTAAATACCGCTTAGATCCTAA GTATGCAAATGTGAAGACACCGGACCGACATGTCCGCACAAGGCTTTATTTCACATCG GAATCCCATATACACTCATTGATGAATGTCCTTCGGTATTGCAACTTGGATGAGTCTCTACATGGAGAGGATAGCCTTGTCTGCCAAAGTACTTTGGACCGATTACATAGAACCAGGGAGCTTGACTACATGAGCAATATTGTGCTTAGAATGTTCGAAAATACAGAG GTTCCTTTAGAAGATGAGAAAAGGTTCCGGATCGAAATGACATTCAGTCGTGGCGCTGATCTCAGCCCTCTCGAG GACAAAACCAGTGAAACATCTCCATTGCTCCAGGAGCACACCCTGCCGATAATGGGGCCCGAGAGACTGCAGGAAGTTGGTTCTTGCCTGACACTGGACAAGTTTGAGAAGATGGTGCGGCCATTTGCGATGCCCCCTGAGGACTTTCCTCCGGCTGCACCTACACAGGCCTTAGGATACTTCTCCAAGGGCGCTGGGGTGCTTGAACGGCTGGCTAGTTTCTGGCCTTTCCACAAGGGTGCAGCCAACGGCAAAATAGCCGAAAAAGCTGTGAATTGCCAGAAATAA